Proteins from one Desmodus rotundus isolate HL8 chromosome 9, HLdesRot8A.1, whole genome shotgun sequence genomic window:
- the CDR2L gene encoding cerebellar degeneration-related protein 2-like yields MRRAAGMEDFSAEEEEPWYDQQDLEQDLHLAAELGKTLLERNKELEESLQHMYATNEEQVQEIEYLTKQLDTLRHMNEQHAKVYEQLDLTARDLELTNQKLVLESKAAQQKIHGLTETIERLQAQVEELQAQVEQLRGLEQLRLRREKRERRRTIHTFPCLKELCTSPRCEDAFRLHSSSLDLSPRPLEQENERLQTLVGVLRSQVSQERQRKERAEREFAAVLQEYSELEQQLCEMEGCRLRVQELEAELLELQQMKQAKTYLLGQEDHLAAALLAPLTQAPEADDPQPGIGDEFGAQDGVSSPGHSVRKSCSDTALNAIVAKDPASRHAGNLTLHANSVRKRGMSILREVDEQYHALLEKYEELLSKCRQHRAGVRHAGVQTSRPISRDSSWRDLRGSEEGQGEARAMEKSLSQHVEAVDKRLEQSQPEYKALFQEIFSRIQKTKADINATKVKTHSSK; encoded by the exons ATGCGGAGGGCCGCGGGGATGGAGGACTTCTCCGCAGAGGAAGAGGAGCCCTGGTACGACCAGCAGGACCTGGAGCAGG ACTTGCATTTGGCCGCAGAGCTGGGGAAGACGCTGCTGGAGAGGAACAAGGAGCTGGAGGAGTCCCTGCAGCACATGTACGCCACCAACGAGGAGCAGGTGCAGGAGATCGAG TACCTGACCAAGCAGCTGGACACGCTGCGGCACATGAACGAGCAGCACGCCAAAGTGTACGAGCAGCTGGACCTGACAGCCCGGGACCTGGAGCTGACCAACCAGAAGCTGGTGCTGGAGAGTAAGGCCGCCCAGCAGAAGATCCATGG GCTGACGGAGACCATTGAGCGTCTGCAGGCCCAGGTGGAGGAGCTGCAGGCCCAGGTGGAGCAGCTTCGGGGCCTGGAACAGCTGAGACTGCGCCGGGAGAAGCGGGAACGCAGGCGCACCATCCACACTTTCCCCTGCCTCAAGGAGCTGTGCACCAGCCCCCG gTGCGAGGATGCCTTCCGCCTACACAGTTCCTCGCTGGAtctgagccccaggcccctggaGCAGGAGAATGAACGTCTGCAGACCTTGGTGGGAGTCCTGCGCTCCCAGGTAAGCCAGGAGCGGCAGCGCAAGGAGCGGGCAGAGCGCGAGTTCGCGGCTGTACTCCAGGAGTACTCGGAGCTGGAACAGCAGCTGTGCGAGATGGAGGGCTGCCGCCTTCGCGTGCAGGAGCTGGAGGCTGAGCTGCTGGAGCTGCAGCAGATGAAGCAGGCGAAGACCTACCTGCTGGGCCAGGAGGATCACCTGGCCGCGGCCCTACTGGCACCCCTCACCCAGGCCCCTGAGGCTGATGACCCCCAGCCAGGCATCGGGGATGAGTTCGGCGCCCAGGATGGTGTCTCCTCCCCGGGCCACTCTGTGCGCAAGAGCTGTAGCGACACGGCACTCAACGCCATCGTGGCCAAAGACCCAGCCAGCCGGCACGCGGGCAACCTCACGCTGCATGCCAACAGTGTGCGCAAGCGGGGCATGTCCATCCTGCGGGAGGTAGACGAGCAATACCACGCGCTGCTCGAGAAGTATGAGGAGCTGCTGAGCAAGTGCCGGCAGCACCGGGCCGGGGTGCGGCACGCTGGCGTGCAGACCTCGCGGCCCATCTCCCGGGACAGCTCGTGGAGGGACCTGCGGGGCAgtgaggagggccagggggaGGCCAGGGCCATGGAGAAGAGCCTGAGCCAGCACGTGGAGGCCGTGGACAAGCGGCTAGAGCAGAGCCAGCCTGAGTACAAGGCGCTCTTCCAGGAGATCTTCTCCAGAATCCAGAAGACCAAGGCCGACATCAACGCCACCAAGGTCAAGACCCATAGCAGCAAGTGA